The nucleotide sequence CGCGTCCCCGAGGTCATCGACGCCTGGTACGACTCGGGTTCGATGCCGTTCGCGCAGTACGGCTACCCGTACGAGAACAAGGAACTGTTCGAGTCCCGCTACCCGGCGCAGTTCATCTCCGAGGCCATCGACCAGACGCGCGGCTGGTTCTACACGCTGATGGCCGTCGGCACGCTGGTCTTCGACAAGTCGTCCTACGAGAACGTGGTCTGCCTCGGCCACATCCTCGCCGAGGACGGCCGCAAGATGTCCAAGCACCTGGGGAACATCCTCCAGCCGATCCCGCTGATGGACCAGCACGGCGCCGACGCGGTCCGCTGGTTCATGGCGGCCGGCGGCTCCCCGTGGGCGGCGCGCCGGGTGGGCCACGGCACGATCCAGGAGGTCGTCCGCAAGACCCTCCTGACGTACTGGAACACGGTCGCCTTCCAGGCGCTGTACGCCCGCACGTCCGGCTGGGCCCCCTCGGCCGCGGACCCGGCCCCGGCCGACCGCCCGGTCCTCGACAAGTGGCTGCTCTCCGAGCTGAACACGCTGGTCGCCGAGACGACCGAGGCGATGGAGTCGTACGACACCCAGCGCACCGGCAAGCTGATCTCCGCCTTCGTCGACGACCTCTCCAACTGGTACGTGCGCCGCTCCCGCCGCCGCTTCTGGCAGGGCGACAAGGCGGCCCTGCGCACCCTGCACGACGTGGTGGAGACCGTCACCCGCCTGATGGCCCCGCTGACCCCGTTCATCACCGAGCGGGTCTGGCAGGACCTGGTGGTGCCGGTGTCGCCGGACGCCCCCGAGTCCGTCCACCTGGCCACCTGGCCCGAGGTGGACGCGGCGGCCGTCGACAAGACGCTCTCGGAGCAGATGCTGCTGGTCCGCCGGCTGGTGGAGCTCGGCCGGGCGACGCGCGCGGAGTCGGGCGTGAAGACTCGCCAGCCGCTGTCCCGCGCGCTGGTCGCGGCGACGGGCTTCGCGGCCCTCTCCCCCGAGCTCCAGGCCCAGATCACGGAGGAGCTGAACGTCTCGTCCCTGGCGTCCCTTTCGGAGGTGGGCGGCTCGCTGGTCGACACGACGGCGAAGGCGAACTTCCGCGCCCTGGGCAAGCGCTTCGGCAAGGGCGTGCAGGACGTGGCGAAGGCGGTGGCGGCCGCGGACGCGGCGGCGCTGTCGCTGGCGCTGCGCTCCGGCGAGGCGACCCTCACGGTGAACGGCGAGGAGATCACGGTCACCCCCGAGGAGATCATCATCACGGAGACCCCCCGTGAGGGCTGGTCGGTCGCCTCGGACGCGGGCGCGACGGTCGCCCTCGACCTGGAGATCACCCCGGAGCTCCGCAAGGCGGGCCTGGCCCGTGACGCGATCCGGCTGATCCAGGAGGCCCGCAAGAACAGCGGCCTGGACGTCGCGGACCGCATCGCGCTCCGCTGGCAGGCGGACTCCGCGGAGACCGCGGAGGCCCTGCGGGCGCACGCGGGCCTCATCGCGGACGAGGTCCTGGCGACGGACCACGCGGAGGGCGAGGCGGACGCCACGTACGGCAGCCCCTTCACGGACGAGCCCCTCGGCCTCACGTTCCGCCTCCGCAAGGCGTAACGAGCCCGAAGGAAAGGCCCGGCACCCCTCTCGGGTGCCGGGCCTTTGCGCATCCCCGCGAAGTGGGTGGCAGCTGGCGCACGGCGGGCACGGCAAAGGGCCGGGCCCCGGTTTCCCGGGGCCCGGCCCTTCAGCCTGCCGACGGCTACGCGCTCAGCGCGCGAGCGCCCGCCGTCAGTTGTCGTCCTCGTCGATCAGGAACCCGCGCATCGGCGCCGGCGCCTGCTGCATCGGCTGCGGAGCCTGC is from Streptomyces venezuelae ATCC 10712 and encodes:
- the ileS gene encoding isoleucine--tRNA ligase, with product MTPPQYRQVPAQVDLPEMEHAVLDFWRENKVFAKTLEQSEGRPEWVFYEGPPTANGMPGAHHIEARVFKDVFPRFRTMRGYHVARKAGWDCHGLPVELAVEKELGFSGKKDIEEYGIAAFNDKCRESVTRHTDAFAELTTRMGYWVDLDDAYRTMDPSYIESVWWSLKQIFDKDLLVQDHRVAPWCPRCGTGLSDHELAQGYETVVDPSVYVRFPLTSGPLAGKAALLVWTTTPWTLVSNTAVAAHPEVTYVVATDGDERVVVAQPLVEKALGEGWVTTGESFTGAEMERWTYQRPFELVEFPAEAHYVVNAEYVTTEDGTGLVHQSPAFGEDDLKVCKAYGLPVVNPVRPDGTFEQDVPLVGGVFFKKADEALTADLDARGLLFRHIAYEHSYPHCWRCHTALLYYAQPSWYIRTTAVKDRLLAENERTNWFPESVKHGRFGDWLTNNVDWALSRNRYWGTPLPIWRCEDGHLTCVGSRAELTELTGTDQSELDPHRPYIDAVTFDCPSCAKTATRVPEVIDAWYDSGSMPFAQYGYPYENKELFESRYPAQFISEAIDQTRGWFYTLMAVGTLVFDKSSYENVVCLGHILAEDGRKMSKHLGNILQPIPLMDQHGADAVRWFMAAGGSPWAARRVGHGTIQEVVRKTLLTYWNTVAFQALYARTSGWAPSAADPAPADRPVLDKWLLSELNTLVAETTEAMESYDTQRTGKLISAFVDDLSNWYVRRSRRRFWQGDKAALRTLHDVVETVTRLMAPLTPFITERVWQDLVVPVSPDAPESVHLATWPEVDAAAVDKTLSEQMLLVRRLVELGRATRAESGVKTRQPLSRALVAATGFAALSPELQAQITEELNVSSLASLSEVGGSLVDTTAKANFRALGKRFGKGVQDVAKAVAAADAAALSLALRSGEATLTVNGEEITVTPEEIIITETPREGWSVASDAGATVALDLEITPELRKAGLARDAIRLIQEARKNSGLDVADRIALRWQADSAETAEALRAHAGLIADEVLATDHAEGEADATYGSPFTDEPLGLTFRLRKA